The following coding sequences lie in one Thermosulfuriphilus ammonigenes genomic window:
- a CDS encoding ATP-binding protein: protein MKKSQKTYRCKVCRQPTAIYLREHRLALCKDDYIAWFERQVARTIRQFKMFGPRDRILVGVSGGKDSLTVWLVLNRLGYQADGVFLDLGIPDFSELSYLKGRDFAAIHGLKFQRLFLKDLIGLVLPDLEKKTRKVCSLCGSIKRALFNKLAKEMGYQVVVTGHNLDDEASSLLSNVINWSLKYLARKYPVLPEGAGFVRKAKPLCRSSVREIRLYAELNDIDFLADPCPFSENATRLTYAEEMDRLEEVFPGTKRRFYLEYLRKAYPIFHRDVDHFMERPLVTCSRCQEPAVNDPCLICRLRAEAGLS from the coding sequence ATGAAAAAGAGTCAAAAGACCTACCGGTGTAAGGTTTGCCGTCAACCCACGGCCATCTACCTTCGGGAACATCGCCTGGCCCTCTGTAAAGATGATTACATCGCCTGGTTTGAGCGACAGGTGGCCCGGACAATTCGGCAATTTAAAATGTTTGGTCCCCGGGATCGAATTTTAGTGGGGGTCTCAGGGGGTAAAGATAGCCTCACCGTTTGGCTGGTCCTTAACCGTCTTGGTTATCAGGCTGATGGGGTCTTTCTGGATCTAGGAATTCCGGATTTTTCTGAACTCTCTTATCTGAAGGGGCGGGATTTTGCCGCCATCCATGGCCTTAAGTTCCAGCGTCTTTTCCTAAAGGATCTTATCGGGTTGGTTTTACCCGATCTGGAAAAAAAGACCCGCAAGGTCTGTTCTCTTTGTGGCTCCATAAAAAGGGCCCTCTTTAATAAACTGGCCAAGGAGATGGGGTACCAAGTGGTGGTTACCGGACACAACCTAGATGATGAGGCCTCAAGCCTTCTTTCTAATGTTATCAACTGGAGCCTTAAGTACCTGGCCCGAAAATACCCTGTCCTTCCTGAAGGGGCTGGTTTTGTTCGCAAGGCCAAACCTCTCTGCCGCTCCAGCGTTCGGGAGATTCGTCTTTATGCCGAACTCAACGACATAGACTTTTTGGCTGATCCCTGTCCTTTCTCCGAGAATGCCACCCGTCTGACCTACGCCGAGGAGATGGATCGTCTGGAAGAGGTCTTTCCGGGGACCAAACGTCGTTTTTATCTTGAGTACCTTCGCAAGGCCTATCCCATCTTCCATCGGGACGTTGACCATTTTATGGAGCGCCCCCTGGTTACCTGCTCCCGCTGTCAGGAGCCGGCGGTGAATGATCCCTGTCTTATTTGTCGTCTCCGGGCCGAAGCCGGCCTTTCTTAG
- a CDS encoding ParB/RepB/Spo0J family partition protein — translation MRYRSIPIEEIDLEDHTFVISFGFDLTPLKASIDLLGIINPPTLRQKDPRSYQVVTGYKRLLCARELGLARVSCLILPPLIDDLCALMIVLHENLCGRGLNLVEKAHLTLRFLDYLPEEEVLKGILPALGFKPHPRNLEFLRTVAFLELPLKEALAQGRLNENIVPDLLQLSEEERQAVFELFKKISPSYSRQREILEMLRDLAQIEDHPVHEIITSPEANQILTSDLSPKERGERFFYWLKRRRYPRLSELEERFMDFCRRLKSPGIRIKPPPAFESDECTLSLSFRNMDDLENKWRQFAQCLKGNQESR, via the coding sequence ATGCGTTATAGAAGTATTCCAATTGAAGAAATCGACTTAGAAGATCATACATTTGTCATCAGCTTTGGTTTTGACTTGACCCCACTTAAAGCCTCCATTGACCTTCTGGGAATAATTAATCCCCCTACCCTGCGTCAAAAGGATCCTCGGAGCTATCAAGTAGTAACCGGATACAAACGTCTCCTTTGCGCCCGGGAATTGGGTCTCGCCAGGGTTTCCTGCCTTATCCTTCCTCCCTTGATCGACGATCTCTGTGCCCTGATGATTGTCCTTCACGAAAATCTCTGCGGGCGGGGCTTAAATCTAGTAGAGAAGGCCCATCTGACCCTCAGGTTTCTGGATTATCTTCCGGAAGAAGAGGTTCTCAAGGGAATCCTTCCTGCTCTGGGCTTTAAACCCCATCCGAGAAATCTTGAATTCTTGCGAACGGTGGCCTTCCTTGAACTCCCCCTTAAAGAGGCCTTAGCTCAGGGTCGTCTCAATGAAAATATAGTCCCCGATCTCCTCCAGCTCTCTGAAGAAGAGCGCCAGGCGGTCTTTGAACTCTTCAAGAAAATCTCCCCCTCCTATAGCCGCCAGCGGGAGATACTGGAGATGCTCCGGGATCTCGCCCAGATAGAAGACCATCCGGTCCACGAAATTATTACCTCTCCGGAGGCCAATCAGATTTTGACCAGCGATCTTTCTCCCAAAGAACGAGGAGAGAGGTTCTTTTACTGGCTTAAACGCCGCCGTTACCCTCGCCTCTCGGAGCTGGAAGAACGCTTCATGGATTTTTGCCGTCGGCTCAAGTCGCCAGGTATCCGAATCAAGCCTCCCCCGGCCTTTGAAAGCGATGAGTGTACCCTTTCCCTTTCCTTCCGAAACATGGATGACTTAGAAAATAAATGGCGGCAATTTGCCCAATGTCTTAAAGGCAATCAGGAAAGCCGTTGA
- a CDS encoding 4Fe-4S dicluster domain-containing protein has protein sequence MSSRRKFLKALAGTLAATVPLSAFRFLSPAEVRASIKGSRIRWAFVVDTTKCVGCGFCVKACKKENEVPYDAPITRTWVERYVITKDGKAHIDTPKGGRDGFTSPKIREEVIPPEEITKAFFVPKLCNQCENPACVQVCPVGASYQTPEGVVLIDRKWCIGCGYCIMACPYGVRFFHPVYKVADKCTFCYHRISKGMKTACVQACPFGARMIGNLKDPNDPVTKIVLTQRVAVLKDEYGTKPQVYYIGFDFNVR, from the coding sequence ATGAGCTCTAGACGGAAATTTCTCAAGGCACTGGCCGGAACCCTGGCGGCCACTGTTCCCTTGAGCGCCTTTCGTTTTTTGAGTCCGGCCGAGGTTCGGGCCTCCATTAAGGGGAGCCGAATCCGGTGGGCCTTTGTGGTGGACACCACAAAATGTGTCGGCTGCGGCTTTTGTGTTAAAGCCTGCAAAAAGGAAAATGAAGTTCCCTATGACGCCCCCATCACCAGAACCTGGGTAGAGCGTTATGTCATTACCAAAGATGGAAAGGCCCATATTGACACCCCCAAGGGAGGAAGGGATGGCTTTACCTCTCCCAAGATTCGGGAAGAGGTTATTCCTCCTGAGGAAATCACCAAGGCCTTTTTTGTTCCCAAGCTTTGTAATCAGTGTGAAAACCCGGCCTGTGTCCAGGTCTGTCCTGTAGGGGCCTCCTACCAGACCCCTGAAGGAGTGGTCCTGATTGATCGCAAGTGGTGCATTGGCTGTGGTTACTGTATCATGGCCTGCCCTTATGGGGTTCGCTTCTTTCATCCGGTCTATAAGGTGGCCGATAAATGCACCTTCTGCTACCACCGAATCAGCAAAGGCATGAAAACCGCCTGTGTCCAGGCCTGTCCCTTTGGAGCTCGAATGATAGGCAACCTTAAGGACCCCAATGACCCGGTAACCAAAATTGTCCTTACCCAAAGGGTAGCTGTTCTTAAAGATGAATACGGCACCAAACCACAAGTCTATTACATCGGTTTTGATTTCAATGTGAGGTGA
- the nrfD gene encoding NrfD/PsrC family molybdoenzyme membrane anchor subunit encodes MQELFVHGAEWTTKELFVYPNEFIYWSIQIVMYPYMTGLVAGAFVLSSLYHVFGQKDLKDLAKFSLIFSLALIPVVPMPLLLHLQQPTRAIHPLLTPHFTSAISAFGFVLSTYTLIVFSEIWFAYRTFFISQAQELKGKPGLGNQIKAFIYRLLTLGSYDISPQSISVDKKAVKILAGVGIPVACFLHGYAGFIFGSVKANALWMSPLMPVIFIMSAVVSGIALCMLTYIVIMEWRQYRSRRPGGAGELRAQEIGGVEMDIIKKASRYLLGFLVAAISLELLDLIFRGYTALKSWEILRSVMYGKDFVNIFILQYGLGNLVPLILLLLPRLTIRRVVVALILILFGVFMMRWNVVIGGQAFSLSFAGYMHYHLPIIPHNWETFKEGLFGALLVGIMPFIFFWLVNKIIPAINYTSTSPSQNS; translated from the coding sequence ATGCAAGAGCTTTTTGTACACGGGGCTGAGTGGACAACTAAGGAACTTTTTGTCTATCCTAATGAATTTATTTACTGGAGCATCCAGATCGTCATGTATCCCTATATGACAGGTCTGGTGGCCGGGGCCTTTGTCCTCTCCTCGCTGTATCATGTTTTTGGCCAAAAGGATCTTAAGGATCTGGCCAAGTTTTCCTTAATCTTTTCGCTAGCCCTTATTCCGGTGGTCCCGATGCCACTTCTCCTCCATCTCCAGCAACCGACAAGGGCCATTCATCCGCTCCTGACTCCCCACTTTACTTCAGCTATCTCAGCCTTTGGGTTTGTTCTCTCAACCTATACCCTTATAGTTTTTAGTGAGATCTGGTTTGCCTATCGAACATTCTTTATCTCTCAAGCCCAAGAACTTAAAGGAAAACCGGGTCTGGGTAACCAGATAAAGGCCTTTATCTATCGCCTTCTTACCCTGGGCTCATATGATATAAGCCCCCAATCCATCTCTGTGGATAAGAAGGCGGTCAAGATCCTAGCCGGAGTGGGCATCCCGGTGGCCTGTTTTCTCCATGGTTATGCCGGGTTTATCTTTGGTTCGGTTAAAGCTAACGCCCTCTGGATGTCTCCCCTTATGCCGGTGATCTTCATTATGTCGGCGGTAGTCTCTGGTATTGCCCTTTGTATGCTCACCTATATTGTGATTATGGAGTGGCGCCAGTATCGCAGCCGTCGTCCAGGAGGGGCCGGAGAACTAAGGGCTCAGGAAATCGGCGGTGTAGAAATGGACATCATCAAGAAGGCCTCCCGCTATCTTTTGGGCTTTCTGGTGGCCGCCATCTCCCTTGAGCTTCTTGACCTCATCTTTAGAGGCTACACGGCCCTTAAATCCTGGGAGATCCTTCGCTCTGTTATGTATGGTAAAGATTTCGTTAATATATTTATCCTCCAGTATGGTCTTGGTAATCTCGTGCCCTTAATACTTCTGCTTTTACCCAGATTGACCATTCGCCGCGTAGTGGTAGCCCTGATTCTCATCCTCTTTGGAGTCTTTATGATGCGCTGGAATGTTGTTATCGGCGGTCAGGCTTTTTCTCTCTCTTTTGCCGGCTATATGCACTACCACCTGCCCATCATCCCTCACAATTGGGAAACCTTCAAAGAGGGACTTTTCGGAGCCCTTTTGGTGGGCATAATGCCTTTTATCTTCTTCTGGCTGGTAAATAAGATCATCCCGGCCATCAACTATACGTCAACAAGCCCTTCACAAAACTCCTAA
- a CDS encoding YhjD/YihY/BrkB family envelope integrity protein: MAFLKFIRLVVKKFLADRCLISAQALTYMTMFSLIPVLAIGLAIVKLFGGFSQIEDLIYQYISEILNPGALERVSSVIKDLTIKAQNAPLGSASMIILAIMAFFFLTELEDILNFIWRTEERRPLFTRIVIYWTGFTLGPLLIAVPLLVMVYFIHFWVSKGLVYSTALKVIPYVSMFILLWGIFYYLPAIRVRPGAAALGALVGDILWQAAAWGYALYTAKVVTYSKLYGSLSVIPLFMLWLFVSWAVILFGAEVAYVFQYRRRLFYAEGLKEEPDSLELCALLVGVSAAEPFVLGRPGPTVAEIVEAYGLPVALVEKVVSRLMRAGFLIKEATEERLLPACDPEKIRIKDLLAAVTALPNFEALPPPEGQRTAQVLNLWQKMRENPWGEMRLKDLVHRITQAKGDDHEKESKDLPV, from the coding sequence TTGGCTTTTTTGAAATTTATTCGTCTGGTGGTCAAAAAGTTTCTGGCTGACAGGTGTCTTATAAGTGCTCAAGCCCTAACCTATATGACCATGTTTTCCCTTATCCCGGTCCTGGCTATCGGCCTGGCTATCGTTAAACTTTTTGGGGGATTCTCTCAAATCGAGGATCTTATCTATCAATATATCTCTGAGATTCTTAATCCTGGAGCCCTAGAAAGGGTCTCTAGTGTAATCAAGGACCTGACGATTAAGGCCCAAAATGCCCCCCTCGGGTCGGCCAGTATGATAATTCTGGCCATCATGGCCTTTTTCTTTCTTACCGAGCTGGAGGATATCCTCAATTTTATCTGGAGGACGGAAGAAAGAAGGCCCCTTTTTACCCGTATCGTTATCTACTGGACAGGCTTTACCCTTGGTCCTTTGCTTATTGCCGTGCCTCTTTTGGTCATGGTCTATTTTATCCATTTTTGGGTGAGCAAAGGCCTAGTTTACTCTACTGCTCTTAAGGTTATACCTTACGTCTCCATGTTCATTCTCCTGTGGGGGATCTTCTACTACCTTCCAGCTATTCGAGTAAGACCGGGGGCGGCGGCTTTGGGGGCCTTGGTTGGCGATATTCTCTGGCAGGCTGCGGCCTGGGGATATGCCCTTTATACAGCCAAAGTAGTTACCTACTCTAAGCTTTATGGCTCCCTTTCTGTTATCCCCCTTTTTATGCTCTGGCTCTTTGTTTCCTGGGCCGTTATTCTCTTTGGGGCTGAAGTGGCCTATGTTTTTCAATATCGCCGGCGCCTTTTTTATGCTGAAGGCCTCAAGGAGGAGCCAGACAGCCTGGAGCTCTGTGCCCTTCTTGTGGGGGTCTCAGCGGCCGAGCCCTTTGTTCTTGGACGCCCTGGACCTACGGTAGCCGAGATTGTTGAGGCCTATGGCCTACCGGTGGCCTTGGTGGAAAAAGTCGTCTCCCGTCTGATGAGGGCCGGTTTTCTTATCAAGGAAGCCACAGAGGAACGTCTTCTTCCCGCTTGTGATCCCGAGAAAATCAGGATAAAAGACCTCCTCGCGGCGGTGACTGCTCTGCCAAATTTTGAGGCCCTTCCCCCTCCAGAAGGCCAGAGGACAGCCCAGGTACTGAACCTCTGGCAGAAGATGAGGGAAAACCCTTGGGGGGAGATGAGGCTCAAGGATTTAGTGCACCGGATTACTCAGGCGAAGGGGGATGACCATGAAAAAGAGTCAAAAGACCTACCGGTGTAA
- a CDS encoding phosphoribosylaminoimidazolesuccinocarboxamide synthase, whose protein sequence is MVVFETNFPGLKLVHRGKVRDLYEIDDYLLLVATDRISAYDVVMPTPIPDKGKVLTQMSLFWFDYLKDIVPNHLVTADVNAYPASCLPYREELSRRSMLVVKADPLPVECIVRGYLSGSAWASYKREGEVCGLKLPPGLRESDRLPEPIFTPSTKAAQGEHDENITFSQMAEIIGQDMANKVRDISLAIYLKASTYAEERGIIIADTKFEFGLKDGELILIDEVLTPDSSRFWPREEYEPGRPQKSFDKQFLRDWLVSIGWNKRPPAPELPEDIVKKTRNRYIEALRRLTGEDFGDNAL, encoded by the coding sequence ATGGTGGTCTTTGAGACAAACTTTCCGGGACTTAAACTTGTTCATCGAGGCAAGGTGCGTGATCTCTACGAGATTGATGACTATCTTCTCCTGGTAGCTACCGATCGAATCTCTGCCTATGATGTCGTTATGCCCACCCCTATTCCTGACAAGGGGAAAGTCCTCACCCAGATGTCCCTTTTCTGGTTTGACTACCTTAAGGATATTGTGCCCAATCATCTGGTAACCGCTGATGTCAATGCTTATCCTGCATCTTGTCTCCCTTATCGAGAAGAACTATCCCGGCGGAGTATGTTGGTGGTCAAGGCTGATCCCCTGCCGGTAGAATGTATCGTCAGGGGTTATCTTTCTGGATCGGCCTGGGCTTCTTACAAAAGGGAGGGAGAAGTATGTGGGCTTAAACTTCCCCCGGGCCTCCGGGAATCTGATCGTCTTCCCGAGCCTATCTTTACCCCCTCTACCAAAGCCGCCCAGGGAGAACACGATGAAAATATCACCTTTTCCCAAATGGCTGAAATAATCGGCCAAGATATGGCCAACAAAGTCCGGGATATCTCTCTTGCTATCTATTTAAAGGCCTCTACTTATGCCGAAGAAAGGGGTATCATCATTGCTGATACCAAGTTTGAATTCGGTCTCAAGGATGGTGAGCTTATCCTTATCGACGAAGTCCTCACCCCGGATTCTTCTCGCTTCTGGCCTCGGGAAGAGTATGAACCCGGCCGACCTCAAAAAAGCTTCGATAAACAGTTTCTCAGGGATTGGTTGGTTTCTATCGGATGGAATAAGCGCCCCCCTGCCCCGGAGCTACCAGAAGATATTGTCAAAAAAACGAGAAACAGGTACATTGAGGCCCTAAGACGCCTTACGGGGGAGGATTTCGGGGACAATGCGTTATAG
- a CDS encoding cytochrome c3 family protein, with protein MKSRHYLRPVFLALGLIIVLLIVRFFLTPPDFGIHGRNFTYGFFRLSNIDEWKAFTVKYKGQQTCAECHPENYEEHEKSKHRIIQCENCHGPALNHPDDPETLPIDTSRALCLRCHAKLPYPNKRGQLPGIDPQEHNPEAACSECHNPHNPNLEE; from the coding sequence ATGAAGAGTCGTCACTACTTGAGACCGGTATTTCTGGCTTTAGGCTTGATCATTGTACTTTTAATCGTCAGGTTTTTCCTAACTCCTCCCGATTTTGGTATCCATGGACGCAATTTCACCTATGGTTTCTTTAGACTTAGCAACATTGATGAGTGGAAGGCTTTCACTGTAAAATATAAAGGTCAACAAACCTGCGCTGAATGTCATCCAGAAAACTACGAAGAACACGAAAAGTCCAAACACCGCATAATCCAGTGTGAAAATTGCCACGGCCCGGCCCTTAATCACCCTGATGATCCTGAGACCTTGCCCATAGACACCAGTCGGGCCCTTTGTCTACGCTGTCACGCCAAACTCCCCTACCCCAACAAAAGGGGACAACTACCGGGAATCGACCCTCAAGAACACAATCCCGAGGCAGCTTGCAGTGAGTGTCATAATCCCCACAATCCTAACCTGGAGGAATAA
- a CDS encoding Rho termination factor N-terminal domain-containing protein — MSEEAKKLEKPLEKMTVKELRAIAMEIPEITGVHAMNKEELIAAIKEVWGIKDERSPKAGSMRELKAKIKELRRLAEEAKAKGDKLLWQRYRRKAIQLKKKTRRLAKMAG; from the coding sequence ATGAGTGAAGAGGCCAAGAAGCTAGAAAAACCCCTGGAAAAGATGACCGTCAAAGAACTTAGGGCCATCGCTATGGAAATACCGGAGATAACCGGTGTTCACGCTATGAACAAGGAAGAACTCATAGCGGCGATTAAGGAGGTCTGGGGTATCAAGGACGAAAGGTCTCCCAAGGCTGGCTCCATGAGGGAGCTTAAAGCCAAGATTAAAGAACTACGCCGTCTAGCTGAAGAGGCCAAGGCCAAGGGGGATAAACTCCTCTGGCAGAGATATCGTCGTAAGGCGATTCAGCTCAAAAAGAAAACCCGCCGACTGGCCAAAATGGCTGGCTAG